Within the Planctomycetota bacterium genome, the region GGACGCGCAGGAGGGGGAGGCCCGTCCCCCGGCCGCGCCGTTCGAAGGCCGGGGGCGCCTGGTCTGCCTGCTCGAGGAGATGAAGGAGCGCCACGGACTGGAGCTGCCGCCGCTGCACGCGCACCTCGTCGGGTTCCGGGTGGACGACGGACCGGGACGACCTCCCCGGTACCTGACGATCCTGCGGACGAAGTCGTCCGAGGCGCTTTTTTCGGATCCCCGATTCCAGGGGCGGGATCTTCGCCTCCTGGGGCGGCTTTTTTCCGAGGGCGCGCTCCTCGAAGTCGCGCACATTCAGGGGTGGCGGGACGGGACGCTCGTGGAGCTTTACTATTGGTGCGATGTCTGCCGGATCCGCGAACCCGTGCCGGGGGCGTGTTCGTGCTGCCAGGATCCGGTCGAGTTCCGGGAGACGCCCGTCGAGCCGCGAAAATAGGTTCGCGTCGCGCGCTCGAGGCGTATAGTAGAGGGACCGCCGGGCTCGCCCCGGCGACCGAAGGAGCTGCACGATGAACGAAGACCCGAAGTCGCCCCGCGCCCGGGAATTCAGCCGCCGCGCCTTCCTCCAGAGCGCGGGGCTGGCGGGCGTGGCGGCCGGTTGCGCCTCGACGCCGTCGGAGTCCGCCGGCGGGACGCCCCCGCAGGGGCTCGGGCCGGGCGCCGTGCCGGTGACCCTCAAGGTCAACGGCCGCGAGATCCGGCTGGAGCTGGAGCCGCGCGTGACGCTCCTGGACGCGCTGCGGGACCACTTCGAAGCGGGCGGCGGACGTCCCGTGGATCTGACGGGGTCCAAGCGCGTGTGCGACCGGGGCTCCTGCGGCGCCTGCACGGTGATCCTCGACGGCCGCACGGCGTACGCCTGCTCCATCCTGGCCGTGGACGCCCAGGGACGCGAGATCCGCACGGTCGAGTCCTTCGAGAAGGCGGGGGCGCTCCACCCGGTGCAGGAGGAGTTCCTGGCCTGCGACGGGCTGATGTGCGGCTTCTGCACGCCGGGCTTCGTGGTGTCCTCGGTGGCGCTTCTCGAGCGCAATCCCTCGCCCACGCGCGAGGAGATCCGCCGGGCGCTCGACGGAAACATCTGCCGCTGCGGTACGCAGCCGCGCAGCCTCGAGGCGGTCGAGAAAGCCGCCGCCCGCATGAAGGGGAGGAGGTAGATCGCCATGCCCGAGTGGCCCAAGGAACGCCGGATCATCGGGACGGCCGTCCCCCGCGTGGACGGCGCGCTCAAGGTGACGGGAAAGGCCAAGTACTCCTACGACCGCGTCTTCCCGGGGCTTCTTCACGCCAAGATCCTGCGGTCCCCCCACGCGCACGCCAAGATCCGAAGCCTGGACCTCTCCGCCGCGGAGAAGATGCCCGGCGTCAAGGCCGTGCACGTCATCAAGAACGCGGGCGCGGAGCTCCGCTTCGTGGGGGACGAGATCGCCGCCGTGGCCGCCGAAACCGAGGAGCAGGCGCGCGACGCGGCGCGGGCGATCCGGGTGGAGTACGAGGTCCTGCCCCACGCGGTCACCGAGGAGGACGGCCGCAAGAACGTGACCGAGGCTCCCCAGGAGCAGAAGGCGGGAGACGTCGAGGCCGCGCTGCGCGGCGCGGCGGCCGCGATCGAGGGGACGTACGGATCCCCCGTCATCACCCACCTTTGCCTGGAGACCCACGGTCTCGTGGCGCAGTGGAGGAGCGAAAAGGAATTCGTCGTCTACTGCTCCACGCAGAACGTGAGCGGCGTGGGGCGCGACCTGAAGGGCCGCTTCCGCGACATGCCCGACCTCAAGGTGGTCTGCGAGACGCCTTTCATGGGCGGCGGCTTCGGCAGCAAGTTCGCCGCCGGCGTCGAGGGCGAGGTCGCGGTGCAGCTTTCCCGCAAGACCCGCCGGCCGGTCAAGCTCATGCTCGAACGCGAGGAGGAACAGATCGCCGGGGGCAACCGCCCGTCCCTCTTCGCGCGCGTCAAGGCCGGGGCGGACGCCCAGGGGAAGCTGGTGGCCTTCGACGCGGACTGCTGGGGCACGGGCGGCTACTCGGGCGGCCTGGGCCAGCGGCTGCCGTACATCTATGCGCCGCAGACCCGGCGCGTGCGGACGCTCCCCATTCCCACGAACTGCGACCGCCAGCGCGCCTGGCGCGCCCCGGGGAGCCCTCAGGCGTCCGTCATCATGGAACAGGCGATGGACGACCTGGCCGACAAGCTCGGCATCGACCCCGTGGAGTTCCGGATCAAGAACCTGCCGGACAACAACCTCAAGCCGATCTATGAGCGGGAGCTCAAGCTCGGAGCCGAGCGGATCGGCTGGGCCCGCCGGCACAAGCGCGGGGACGAGACCCCCGGTCCGCTCAAGCGCGGCCTCGGGTGCGCCCTTTCCACCTGGGGCGGCCGCGCCCACGACTCGCAGGCCACGACAACCCTTCATCCCGACGGCCGCGTCGAGGTCCGCTGCGGGACGCAGGACCTGGGGACGGGGACGACGACGCTCGTTCCCCTCGTGGCCGCCGAGATTCTCGGGCTCGAGGTGAAGGACGTCACCCCGCTCATCGGGACCTCGGACTATCCTCCGTCGGGGGCCAGCGGCGGCTCGACGACGTGCGGGGGCGTGAGCCTTTCGGTCGCCATGAGCGCGAAGAAGGCGCTCGAGGAGCTTTTCAAGAAGGTCGCTCCGGAGCTCGGCGCGGATCCCAAGGATCTTCAGGCGCAGGGCAAGCGCGTCTTCGTCCGGGGGAATCCGCAGAAGGGGCTTTCCTGGAAGCAGGCCTGCGCGCTTCTGGGGCAGCAGCCGGTGACCGCCGCCGGAAGCCGCGCCGAGGCCCCCGCGGGGATGTCGAGCGAGGGCGTCGGCGGCGCCCAGTTCGCCGACGTGACGGTGGACGTCGAAACCGGCGTCGTGCGGATCAACAAGATCGTGGCGGTGGCCGACTGCGGGATGGTGATGAACCGTCTCCTGTGCGAGAGCCAGGTCTACGGCGGCGTGGTCATGGGCGTCTGCCACGGTCTGTTCGAGGAACGCCGGATGGATCCGCGCACGGGCCGGATGCTCAACCCCGACATGGAATGGTACAAGGTGGCGGGTCACTCCGATCTCGGGGAGATCGAGGTGCATCTGCTGGACTATCCCGAGCGCGGGGTGATCGGGATCGGGGAGCCCCCGGTCATTCCGACCGCCGCGGCGATCGCCAACGCGGTGGCCAACGCGATCGGCGTGCGGGCGGGGATCGTGCCTCTGACCCCGCGGCGGGTGCTGGAGGCCCTGGCGGCCAAATAAGGGAGCCGAGCATGAAAGCCTTTACCTATCACAGCCCCACGAGCGAGCAGGCGGCCGTGAAGCTCCTGGGCGCCGGGGCGGTTCCGCTGGCCGGCGGCTCGAGTCTGCTGAATCTTCTGAAGGAGCGCGTGCTGGAGCCCGAGCGGGTGGTCAACCTCAAGGCGATCGCGGGGCTGGCCCGGATCGAGCCGGCGGGCGAGGGCCTGCGGATCGGGGCCAACGTGACGCTCGCGACGCTCCTCGAGAGCGCGGAGGTTCGGCGGGCCTATCCGGCGCTCGTCCAGGCGGCCGAGACCGTGGGCACGCCGCAGATCCGCAACGTGGCGACGGTCGGCGGGAATCTGTGCGCGCCGCCGGCCTGCTGGTACTACGTGCACGAGGGATTCCCCTGTCCGCGGAAGGGCGCGGCGCAGGCCTGTCCCGCCAAGGCCGGCGAGAACGAGTATCACGCCATTTTCGCGACCGACGGGCCGTGCGTCGCGGTGCACGCCTCGAGCCTGGCGCCGGCGCTGGTGGCCCTGGGAGCGCGGGTGCGGATCGCGGGGCCGGGAGGGGCGCGCGAACTCGAGATCGAGAAATTCTTCCGACTTCCCAAGGCGGGAGAGCACCGGGAAAACGTCTTGGCGGCCGACGAGATCGTGACGCACGTCGCGCTGGGGCCGGCGCGGCCCCGGAGCGCCACGTACGTGGTGCTTCACAAGGAATCCCACGACTGGCCGGTGGGGCTGGCGTCGGTGAGCCTGGAGATGGAGGGCGACGCGGTGCGGGCCGCCCGGGTGTGCCTGGGGGCGGTGGCGCCGGTGCCCTGGCGCGCGGCGGGAGCGGAGGCGGCGCTCGCCGGCAAGAAGGTGACGGCCGAGGTCGCCGCGCAGGCCGCGGAGGCGGCGGTGGCGGGGGCGGCGCCCCTGGCCCAGAACGCGTACAAGGTCGGGATCGCGCGGGCCGCGGTGCGGCGGGCGATCCTCCTGGCGGCCACGGGCAAGTGGATGTAGGAGGGGCGGACATGCCGAACGAGACGAACCGGTGGTGCCTTCACCTGCGGTGCAAGGAGATGTATTACTCCTCGCCGGCGGAGCCGCCCTCCGAGCGCGAGCAGGAGGAACGGCGCCTCTACGGCGAATGGGACAACCGCTCCTACTGGTGCCACTGCACCCAGACGGGCGTGGGGCCGGACGATCGGCTGGTGAGCCGATCGGAGTGCAGCCGGCCGGATCGAAAGTGCTACCGGGGGCTGGAACACCTGGCGTGAGACCGGCGCGGGTTCCGCCCGGGACCTTGATTCGCGCGCGGGCGGAGCGGAAAATGGAAGCGTTGATCGGTACGGAGGGAACGACCATGCGGTTTCTCGGAGCGATTCTGGCGCTCGGGCTGGCCTCGGCGGCGCCGGCGGCTTCGGACGGCGCGCCGTCGGTCCGGGGCCTTTACGTCGAGGCGCGCAGCTGCGACGTCTGGACGGGCCCGTGCTTCTCGAACTCGGAATTCAACGTCGTGGGCAACCTCGCCGTGGTGGGCTGGACGGTGACGGAAGGGGTGTGGGACGGCGTCCGGCTGGACGGCCGTTCGGTGGTGGCCGTGATCGAGGCGGAGGGGACGCTCATGACGACGGTGGAGGGCCGCACGCGGGCGGGCCTCTATGTGGACGCGGGGGCCACGTCGGAGCAGGCGCGGGCGCTCGAGGCGATGGCGCGGGCGCTGGCGCCGGGGCATCTCGGGCGGATCGTGCGGGTGGAGCGCCGGCCCATCTCGATCCGTGTGGAGGGCGCGGAGGCCACGCTCTCGGTCGGCCGCGACGAGGCGGTGGTCCGCACGGGGCCGCTGGGACATTGCGACGCCGTCTGCGGCAACGAGCAGCAGGCGTACGCTCCGATCGGCGCCGGCGCGCGGGTGCTCTGCGCGAAGGCCCTGGAGCACGCGTATCGGGGCACGGTGATCGAGGACCGCAGCTGGAGCTATCCGAACCGGCGCAGCGCCATGGTGGGGAGCTTCGAGCGGTAGCGGCGCGCGGATTCCGGGGATTTCCGGAGCGGCGGCGTCGTATCTCCTTTCATCGCGAGAAAAGAGGGTCCTTCATGAAGATCCGGACGGTCGGGGTCTTTCTCGTTCTGACGGCGGCGCCGGGGGAGTATGTGCTGGAGCCGCTGGGGGAGGCGGCGCCGGGGGAACTCGCCGCGGGGGTGCGGGGGGAACTGGCGGCTTCGGGCTTCCGGGCGGCCCAGGGGGGCAAGCCGTTCGTGGATCTCTGGCTCCGGAAGGAGGTGCCGCTGGGTCCGGCGCGGGATCTTCTGGGGGTGCGCTATCCGAAGCTGGAGGACGGGGTGCTTCTGGGGGCGGTGCGGTATCACGCGGAGGGGGCGGATTTCCGGGGGACGAAGATTCCGCCGGGCGTGTACACGCTTCGCTACATGACGCAGCCGGAGGACGGGGACCATCAGGGGACGGCGGAGAGCCGGGACTTCGCGCTGCTTTTGCCGGCCGGGGAAGACGGATCCGCGGCGCGGCTGAAGGCGGAGGAGGCGGTGCGTCTTTCGACCAAGGTGTCGCGCAAGAAGCATCCGGCGGTTCTTTACCTGGCGCCTCGCGAAGGGGGGGAGGGGGCGGCGCGGCTGGGTCGAGATGAGGAGAAGGGGTGGTGGTTCTTCGAGGTCCGGATTCCGGCCGCGGGGGGAGGGGAGGCGGTGAGGCTGGGGCTCGTCTTCGTGGGCAAGGCGGCCGAATAGCGGGCGCCTCAAGGGGCCGGCGGGGCGTTGCCGATTCTCTTCCTTAAGGATGCTCTATCGCCGGCCGATCGTTTACATTCCGCCGTACAGCTACTGCGACCGGGTGTGCGCGCGGTGCGCGATCGACAAGACCCGGTGTCTTCTCTATCAGGTCGAGATGGACGACTATCTTCATCGGGTGATCGACGGCGAGGAGGAGCCGGCGCCGGAGGAAGCGGCTCGCCGGATCGTGAGGCGGGCGGAGGCGGCGGCGCGTTCGGTGGAGGAGCGCGCGCGGGCGCTGGGGGCGGGGCAGGAGATTCCGGCGCGGCGAACGGAGGAGCGGCCGGAGGCCGCCGGTCCGGCGGCCGATCCGCTGCTCGGGCGGGCGGAGGCGCTCGTGCGGGAGGGGGCGGCGTTCCTGCGGGAGCGAGGAGAGGCGCTCGGGGGGGAGGAGCGGGCGCGGGTGCGGCACGCGCTTTTTCTCGTGCCCGGGAAGCTGGAGCGGGCGGCGCGTCCGGCGGGGGACGCCTTCGAGGAGGCCGACGCGATTCTTCAGGCGCAGGCGGCGCACCGGGCGCTCGGGGTGGTGGCGGAGGCAGCGGGGGCGGGGGAGCTTCGGGCGCGGGCGGAGGGGCTCCGGCGCGAGATCGAGGCGCGGTGGCTAATCCGGCCCTCGGAGCTTCTGGAACCGGTGCGGGACGGCGTCTGGTGGGGTCCGCTCCGGGACGTGACGGGGACGCTGCGTCGCCTGGCGGGCGGGTTCTGAGCCCGTGTGAGGTTTTCTTTTCCTTCATTTCCGGTCCGATCGGCGGGTCCGTCCGCTATAATGCAATATTGAAGGCGGACTTCGGACCGGGGGTGGGATTGGCGGGTGCGACGCGGCGGGAGGTGGAGGAGGTGCGCCGCCGGCTGCGGGAGCGGGCGGATGCGCGCGCGGCGCGGCTTCTGCGGGCGGGCGGGAAGACGCCGCACCGGGTGATCGGGGTGGTTCCCCCGGCGGTGCGGGAGGTGGCCCGCCAGGTCGCGCGCCGGCACCGGCGGGACGCGGGGCTTTCGGCGCTTTTCGGGGTGGCGCGCGCGCTCTGGCGGAGTCCCTGGCACGAGGAGCGTTCGGCGGCGATCCACATGCTGGCGGTCCTGTCGCGGCGGCTGGAGGCGCGGCACTGGGGGGAGTTCAAGCGCTGGATCGGGCAGGCGCGGACCGCCGAGCACTGCGACGCGATCGCCACGGGGCTTCTCGGGCCGCTCGTCAAGCGGGACCGGAGCTGGTGCCGGGTGCTCAAGCATTGGGCGCGGTCGCGCAACCCCTGGGAGCGGCGCGCGGCGGCGGGGGCGGTGTTCCTGCGGGTGCGGCACATGGGGGACGTGGAGGCGGGGCTGGAGATCTGCGAAGCCCTGATGCGGGACCCGTCCCCCGTGGTACAGGAGGGGGTGGGAGCGCTCCTTCAGGAGGCGCAGGCGGTGGACGCGAGAGCGACGGGAGAGTTCCTCGAGCGCTGGCGCGCCAAGGCGCGCCCCGAGATCCTGCGCGCGGCCGGGGCGGACCCTACGGACAAATAAACGGGGGTGCTGACATGCCCTCCCAAGGCCCCCTATAGGTTCGGTCCGTAAGTCACATCTATCCCCTTGGACTCGAGTTCCTTCCGGCTAGCTTCCGGCTTTCGTGTCAGCGCATTAGAAAAGTTAATCTCGTTTGTTCTTGACATTAGATGAATAAATAGTATTCTGTCGCGAATGCAGTTTGAGTCGCTCAAGGTGTACTGTGACGTGGCGCGGTACCGGAGCTTCTCCGAGGCCGCTCAGGCCAACGGCATTTCCCAGTCCGCCGC harbors:
- a CDS encoding DNA alkylation repair protein, coding for MKADFGPGVGLAGATRREVEEVRRRLRERADARAARLLRAGGKTPHRVIGVVPPAVREVARQVARRHRRDAGLSALFGVARALWRSPWHEERSAAIHMLAVLSRRLEARHWGEFKRWIGQARTAEHCDAIATGLLGPLVKRDRSWCRVLKHWARSRNPWERRAAAGAVFLRVRHMGDVEAGLEICEALMRDPSPVVQEGVGALLQEAQAVDARATGEFLERWRAKARPEILRAAGADPTDK
- a CDS encoding (2Fe-2S)-binding protein; protein product: MNEDPKSPRAREFSRRAFLQSAGLAGVAAGCASTPSESAGGTPPQGLGPGAVPVTLKVNGREIRLELEPRVTLLDALRDHFEAGGGRPVDLTGSKRVCDRGSCGACTVILDGRTAYACSILAVDAQGREIRTVESFEKAGALHPVQEEFLACDGLMCGFCTPGFVVSSVALLERNPSPTREEIRRALDGNICRCGTQPRSLEAVEKAAARMKGRR
- a CDS encoding FAD binding domain-containing protein, with the protein product MKAFTYHSPTSEQAAVKLLGAGAVPLAGGSSLLNLLKERVLEPERVVNLKAIAGLARIEPAGEGLRIGANVTLATLLESAEVRRAYPALVQAAETVGTPQIRNVATVGGNLCAPPACWYYVHEGFPCPRKGAAQACPAKAGENEYHAIFATDGPCVAVHASSLAPALVALGARVRIAGPGGARELEIEKFFRLPKAGEHRENVLAADEIVTHVALGPARPRSATYVVLHKESHDWPVGLASVSLEMEGDAVRAARVCLGAVAPVPWRAAGAEAALAGKKVTAEVAAQAAEAAVAGAAPLAQNAYKVGIARAAVRRAILLAATGKWM
- a CDS encoding xanthine dehydrogenase family protein molybdopterin-binding subunit, which gives rise to MPEWPKERRIIGTAVPRVDGALKVTGKAKYSYDRVFPGLLHAKILRSPHAHAKIRSLDLSAAEKMPGVKAVHVIKNAGAELRFVGDEIAAVAAETEEQARDAARAIRVEYEVLPHAVTEEDGRKNVTEAPQEQKAGDVEAALRGAAAAIEGTYGSPVITHLCLETHGLVAQWRSEKEFVVYCSTQNVSGVGRDLKGRFRDMPDLKVVCETPFMGGGFGSKFAAGVEGEVAVQLSRKTRRPVKLMLEREEEQIAGGNRPSLFARVKAGADAQGKLVAFDADCWGTGGYSGGLGQRLPYIYAPQTRRVRTLPIPTNCDRQRAWRAPGSPQASVIMEQAMDDLADKLGIDPVEFRIKNLPDNNLKPIYERELKLGAERIGWARRHKRGDETPGPLKRGLGCALSTWGGRAHDSQATTTLHPDGRVEVRCGTQDLGTGTTTLVPLVAAEILGLEVKDVTPLIGTSDYPPSGASGGSTTCGGVSLSVAMSAKKALEELFKKVAPELGADPKDLQAQGKRVFVRGNPQKGLSWKQACALLGQQPVTAAGSRAEAPAGMSSEGVGGAQFADVTVDVETGVVRINKIVAVADCGMVMNRLLCESQVYGGVVMGVCHGLFEERRMDPRTGRMLNPDMEWYKVAGHSDLGEIEVHLLDYPERGVIGIGEPPVIPTAAAIANAVANAIGVRAGIVPLTPRRVLEALAAK
- a CDS encoding DUF1326 domain-containing protein, translating into MRFLGAILALGLASAAPAASDGAPSVRGLYVEARSCDVWTGPCFSNSEFNVVGNLAVVGWTVTEGVWDGVRLDGRSVVAVIEAEGTLMTTVEGRTRAGLYVDAGATSEQARALEAMARALAPGHLGRIVRVERRPISIRVEGAEATLSVGRDEAVVRTGPLGHCDAVCGNEQQAYAPIGAGARVLCAKALEHAYRGTVIEDRSWSYPNRRSAMVGSFER